A region of Hydrogenimonas cancrithermarum DNA encodes the following proteins:
- a CDS encoding nitrous oxide reductase family maturation protein NosD, translating to MKRAVLMMVSIMGLMASNSLQENLLQQAIDRAESGSKLELPAGEYHGNIVIDKPLIIDGVDQKAKIVGDGNGTVVTIRSSYVTLKNLTILHSGEEHERVDAGVSIKEAEHVTVDNCKIDDCLFGIDMEQVHRSRITRNWIRSKPFTLGLRGDAIRVWYSNDNNLSYNHVTQSRDFVVWYSHGNVIAHNFGEYGRYSLHFMYAGKNEVLYNTYEHNSVGIFFMYSQDTIAIGNVVKSSLGTTGLGIGLKDASNFTLKDNTLIYCARGIYIDRSPFQPDQNNTIEGNKILYNSEGIHFHSLSISNNIVGNIFKGNIEHVVDDDKVTLHSVKNFWDRNYWDDYEGFDKDNDGIGDTPYNLFYYADKIWLLNPNIKFFYASPIISIMNFLARLAPISQPVMLLKDAHPVMYEKDLEKGVVQ from the coding sequence GTGAAACGTGCGGTGTTGATGATGGTATCCATAATGGGACTGATGGCTTCGAACAGTTTGCAGGAGAATCTTCTGCAGCAAGCCATCGACCGTGCCGAATCGGGCTCCAAACTGGAGCTTCCGGCCGGCGAGTACCATGGAAACATCGTCATCGACAAACCGTTGATCATCGATGGAGTTGACCAAAAAGCCAAAATCGTTGGCGATGGAAATGGAACGGTTGTCACGATCAGGAGCTCCTACGTGACATTGAAAAACCTGACGATTCTGCACAGTGGGGAAGAACACGAAAGGGTCGATGCCGGTGTTTCCATCAAAGAGGCGGAGCATGTCACGGTCGACAACTGTAAAATTGACGACTGCCTCTTCGGTATCGATATGGAGCAGGTGCACCGTTCGCGGATAACGCGCAACTGGATCCGGTCGAAACCCTTTACGCTCGGTCTTCGGGGCGATGCCATTCGTGTCTGGTACAGCAACGACAACAATTTGAGCTATAACCATGTAACCCAGTCGCGCGATTTTGTCGTCTGGTATTCGCACGGCAACGTCATCGCCCATAACTTCGGAGAGTATGGCCGCTATTCGCTCCATTTCATGTATGCGGGGAAAAACGAAGTGCTCTACAATACCTATGAGCACAACTCGGTCGGCATCTTTTTCATGTATTCGCAGGATACCATCGCCATCGGCAATGTGGTTAAGAGCTCTTTGGGTACGACGGGGCTTGGCATCGGGCTCAAGGATGCCAGCAACTTTACCTTGAAAGACAATACCCTGATCTACTGTGCGAGGGGCATTTATATCGACCGTTCCCCTTTTCAGCCCGATCAGAACAATACGATCGAGGGCAACAAGATTCTCTACAATTCGGAGGGAATCCATTTTCACTCGTTGAGTATCTCCAACAATATCGTCGGAAATATATTCAAGGGTAATATCGAACATGTCGTCGACGACGACAAGGTGACGCTCCATTCGGTCAAGAATTTTTGGGATAGAAACTATTGGGATGACTATGAAGGATTCGATAAAGACAACGACGGCATAGGAGATACGCCATACAATCTCTTCTACTATGCGGATAAAATATGGCTTTTGAATCCGAACATCAAATTTTTCTACGCATCTCCAATTATCTCGATCATGAATTTTCTCGCCAGACTGGCACCGATTTCTCAACCGGTGATGCTGCTCAAAGACGCACATCCGGTCATGTATGAAAAAGATTTGGAAAAGGGGGTTGTTCAATGA
- a CDS encoding cytochrome C: MKSSLTKARIFTLIAFGILMYWFVIPAVFTHDVVELVRAGKADQIPEISYKVWNYYQKGQYVSTTTPKEAVGDLKKMIEEDAELSVVTAPIWYVALEAPNYPKESFPEGIPVYYHFDGFSGDVHEMNTINHYIGMDPMERGAPYLRAFAPYALVLVALLMVYYMLYDAKILDLLMLIPVTLPVIFLGFYAYWLYWFGHHMHAWGAFKIKPFMPTVFGDGKVAQFTTHSYPTTGFWLLLAISALSLLAIISKRKARKLAAQEV; the protein is encoded by the coding sequence ATGAAGAGTTCACTGACGAAGGCCAGAATTTTTACACTGATCGCCTTTGGTATTTTGATGTATTGGTTTGTCATTCCGGCAGTATTTACACACGATGTCGTGGAGCTTGTACGTGCCGGGAAAGCGGATCAGATTCCGGAAATCTCCTATAAAGTGTGGAACTACTACCAGAAAGGGCAGTACGTCAGTACGACGACCCCCAAAGAGGCGGTAGGGGATCTGAAAAAGATGATCGAAGAGGATGCGGAGCTTTCGGTCGTGACGGCACCGATCTGGTATGTCGCGCTCGAAGCACCGAACTATCCGAAAGAGTCCTTTCCTGAAGGGATTCCGGTCTACTACCATTTCGACGGCTTCAGCGGTGACGTCCACGAAATGAATACGATCAACCACTATATCGGAATGGATCCGATGGAGCGCGGTGCACCGTATCTGCGGGCTTTTGCACCCTATGCACTGGTATTGGTGGCGCTTCTGATGGTCTATTATATGCTCTACGATGCAAAAATCCTCGACCTTTTGATGCTGATTCCGGTGACGTTGCCCGTGATCTTCCTGGGGTTCTATGCCTACTGGCTCTACTGGTTCGGCCACCATATGCATGCATGGGGGGCTTTCAAGATCAAGCCGTTCATGCCGACGGTTTTTGGAGACGGTAAGGTGGCGCAGTTTACGACCCACTCCTATCCAACGACCGGATTCTGGCTGCTGCTCGCCATCAGTGCATTGAGCCTGCTGGCGATCATTTCCAAACGTAAAGCTCGCAAGCTCGCGGCACAGGAAGTGTAA
- a CDS encoding c-type cytochrome has protein sequence MHKFTMVALSAVLIAGLAGCGEKKSEESKSQSQRSAPQIKVTAGAVKKSDVQQESKENTGQFYYSYNKEKNASEEEKRRTTLDAYLNIRSPYERVQIEMMINKLSRDFIVKCSPCHDDYANGVIGPSLLDKDGDFIYKRLLAFKSGEKKNVLMKQLVDQLDDAKLKSIADEIAIFNKQIQEMRKGRQ, from the coding sequence ATGCATAAGTTTACAATGGTGGCGCTGAGTGCCGTGTTGATAGCCGGTCTGGCCGGCTGCGGCGAGAAGAAGAGCGAAGAGTCGAAATCGCAGTCACAACGGAGTGCACCACAGATCAAAGTGACGGCCGGAGCCGTCAAAAAAAGTGACGTTCAGCAGGAGTCGAAAGAGAATACGGGACAGTTCTACTACTCCTACAACAAAGAGAAAAACGCATCGGAAGAGGAGAAACGGCGTACGACACTCGATGCCTATCTCAATATCCGCTCCCCGTACGAGCGTGTGCAGATCGAGATGATGATCAACAAACTGAGCCGCGACTTCATCGTCAAATGTTCACCCTGTCACGACGATTACGCCAACGGTGTCATCGGTCCTTCGCTGTTGGACAAAGACGGAGATTTCATCTACAAAAGACTCTTGGCGTTCAAATCGGGTGAAAAAAAGAACGTTCTGATGAAGCAGCTGGTCGATCAGCTCGACGATGCGAAACTCAAAAGTATCGCGGACGAGATCGCGATATTCAACAAACAAATCCAGGAAATGAGAAAGGGTAGACAATGA
- a CDS encoding c-type cytochrome, translated as MIRHIIAAIATLLALWAMVFMYQLDQKAERFRQIQEIIEKSKQEVPVQKTTQPIQQIEESSVEEQMKKEEDEVAKKLKALRERAGSAMAFKVSPLYKQKCSSCHGVNGEGAIGPSLIGKSEADLYKALTDFKSGVRKNYVMYGLLAKMSDADLKALSEEIATFEEKLKAAAE; from the coding sequence ATGATTCGACATATTATCGCGGCGATTGCGACACTGCTCGCACTTTGGGCTATGGTTTTCATGTATCAGCTCGATCAGAAAGCGGAACGCTTCAGGCAGATACAGGAAATTATCGAGAAGTCGAAGCAGGAAGTGCCTGTGCAGAAGACGACACAGCCGATCCAACAGATCGAAGAGTCGAGCGTGGAAGAGCAGATGAAGAAAGAGGAAGACGAAGTCGCCAAGAAACTCAAGGCGCTCAGAGAGCGTGCGGGAAGTGCGATGGCGTTCAAAGTGAGTCCGCTCTACAAGCAGAAATGTTCATCCTGCCACGGGGTCAACGGTGAAGGCGCCATCGGGCCGAGCCTTATCGGAAAGAGTGAAGCCGATCTTTACAAAGCGTTGACCGATTTCAAGAGCGGCGTGCGCAAAAACTATGTCATGTATGGGCTTCTCGCCAAAATGTCGGATGCCGATTTGAAAGCGTTGAGTGAAGAGATCGCGACGTTCGAAGAGAAACTGAAAGCGGCTGCCGAGTAG
- a CDS encoding ABC transporter permease produces the protein MKNIGLIAYLDIKESLRAKWFYVYAFVFGGLMGLFFISGITDAVVMGFTGLSRLLLVFMQVTVIILPIFILITTVKSISADRESNVLEYMLSFPISLKAYYWGKILGRFMTVFLPVIIALFIGVAWGLTKGGALPWAMVFLYSGLIFSICTVFLGIAFFISTLVKSHDVALGLSFTVWILLLAFIDVALIGLMMQNRVPDGVIITIAMLNPLEAFRIGAIALFDPELTVIGPVAYYLLDTLGHTFLMVYAILYPIVLGAIFALLGYVSFRKRDLL, from the coding sequence ATGAAAAATATTGGATTGATAGCCTACCTGGATATCAAAGAGAGCCTGCGGGCGAAGTGGTTCTATGTCTATGCCTTCGTATTCGGCGGACTGATGGGGCTCTTTTTCATCAGCGGCATTACCGATGCCGTGGTGATGGGGTTTACGGGACTCAGCCGCTTGCTTCTCGTTTTTATGCAGGTGACGGTGATCATTTTGCCGATTTTCATCCTGATCACCACGGTAAAATCGATATCGGCCGACCGTGAGAGCAATGTACTCGAATATATGCTTTCGTTTCCGATCTCGCTAAAAGCCTACTATTGGGGCAAGATCCTCGGCCGTTTCATGACGGTCTTTCTTCCGGTCATCATCGCACTCTTTATCGGCGTGGCGTGGGGGCTTACCAAGGGAGGCGCACTGCCATGGGCGATGGTGTTTCTCTATTCCGGACTCATTTTTTCGATCTGTACGGTGTTTCTGGGGATCGCCTTTTTTATCTCGACACTCGTCAAGTCCCACGATGTCGCACTCGGGCTGTCGTTTACCGTCTGGATTCTTCTGCTCGCCTTTATCGATGTCGCGCTGATCGGGCTCATGATGCAAAACAGAGTGCCTGACGGCGTGATTATCACAATCGCGATGCTCAATCCTCTGGAAGCGTTCCGTATCGGGGCGATCGCGCTTTTCGATCCGGAGCTGACTGTGATCGGGCCCGTCGCATACTATCTTCTCGATACACTGGGCCATACATTCCTGATGGTCTATGCGATTCTCTATCCGATTGTCCTGGGTGCGATATTTGCATTGCTCGGGTACGTTTCGTTCAGGAAAAGAGACCTGCTGTAG
- a CDS encoding NapH/MauN family ferredoxin-type protein: MDRYNSSIRDIIRAPFLSTFYYRTKTGSVRPTWRFWRWMSVIVINIAFFISYHVDVQLLEGTMNGSRLLGFHLIDLFTAIETWAATHVIHTNMIIGSVTIAVFYLLVGGKSFCAWACPYGILSEIGEHIHQKLVTKKMIKERNWDPRIRFAFWAVIIVVTFIDGFLIFEVVNPIGILSRFIVYGWSLAIVWVLVILLFEIFYSRRMWCRYICPVGTTYNLLGWISATKVQWDMDKCDHCGACLNACFENHVIEFIKPKYDKERKEKGVTKQIVVNGDCTLCARCFDVCHTDAYNFTFRLKDLV, encoded by the coding sequence ATGGATAGATATAACAGTAGTATTCGCGATATCATCCGTGCCCCATTTTTGTCCACCTTCTATTACAGGACGAAAACGGGTAGCGTTCGTCCAACCTGGCGTTTTTGGCGTTGGATGAGCGTCATCGTCATCAATATCGCGTTTTTTATATCGTATCATGTCGACGTGCAGCTGCTCGAAGGGACGATGAACGGTTCGAGGCTTTTGGGGTTCCACCTGATCGATCTCTTTACAGCCATCGAAACCTGGGCGGCGACGCACGTGATCCACACCAATATGATTATCGGTTCGGTCACGATCGCCGTTTTTTACCTGCTGGTCGGGGGCAAGTCGTTCTGTGCATGGGCATGCCCATACGGCATCCTCAGCGAAATCGGTGAACATATCCATCAAAAGCTGGTGACGAAAAAGATGATCAAAGAGCGGAACTGGGACCCACGCATCCGTTTCGCGTTCTGGGCCGTCATCATCGTGGTGACGTTTATCGACGGTTTTTTGATCTTCGAAGTGGTCAACCCGATCGGGATTTTGAGCCGCTTTATCGTCTATGGGTGGAGCCTGGCGATCGTCTGGGTTCTCGTGATCCTGCTTTTCGAAATCTTCTACTCACGACGTATGTGGTGCCGCTACATCTGTCCTGTAGGAACGACCTACAACCTTCTTGGATGGATCAGCGCGACGAAAGTGCAGTGGGATATGGACAAGTGCGACCACTGCGGCGCTTGTTTGAACGCCTGTTTCGAAAATCATGTGATAGAATTCATCAAGCCGAAATATGACAAGGAGCGGAAGGAGAAGGGTGTCACGAAGCAGATTGTCGTCAATGGTGACTGTACGCTTTGTGCCCGCTGTTTCGACGTTTGTCATACCGATGCCTACAACTTTACATTCCGATTGAAAGATTTGGTCTGA
- a CDS encoding nitrous oxide reductase accessory protein NosL, whose amino-acid sequence MNRFKALFALLIGTWLVTTFGGCEKKDWRQPEKVHWDRDMCERCKMAISERKYAVDVVDPKTHRHYKFDDIGCAILWFEEEHLPWGDQAIIWVKDAKTGAWIDARKAWYSTDKITPMGYGFTAYKNKEDAGSGEVIDFDEVKRRVIKIGR is encoded by the coding sequence ATGAACCGATTTAAAGCGCTTTTCGCACTCTTGATCGGCACATGGCTGGTGACGACGTTCGGAGGGTGTGAGAAAAAAGATTGGCGTCAACCCGAAAAGGTGCACTGGGACCGTGATATGTGCGAGCGGTGCAAAATGGCGATCAGCGAGCGCAAATACGCCGTCGATGTGGTCGATCCGAAAACACACAGACACTATAAGTTCGACGATATCGGATGTGCGATTTTGTGGTTCGAAGAGGAGCATCTGCCCTGGGGCGATCAGGCGATCATCTGGGTCAAGGATGCCAAGACGGGAGCGTGGATCGATGCGAGAAAAGCATGGTACTCGACCGACAAAATCACACCGATGGGGTATGGGTTTACCGCCTATAAAAACAAAGAGGATGCCGGAAGCGGCGAAGTGATCGACTTCGATGAGGTCAAACGGCGTGTCATCAAGATAGGACGATAA
- a CDS encoding ABC transporter ATP-binding protein, with protein MKNIVEVRNVTKKFMGAKVLDDVSLQIRLGDKVAMMGPNGAGKTTLVRSILGFYHVDSGSIRVEGYDPIVARVDVLRHISFIPQLPPPVKLNISELLTYVERSTGTAKEEIVSQADAMELDVEKHMAKPFFKLSGGMKQKLLIAIALAKKSRLLVFDEPTANLDPKARDHFYRLLSSIDYDHSTIFITHRVEEIEGLANRKVYMDLGKVMEDEPI; from the coding sequence ATGAAAAACATCGTCGAAGTACGCAACGTTACAAAAAAGTTCATGGGTGCCAAAGTGCTCGATGATGTCTCTTTGCAGATACGGCTCGGCGACAAGGTCGCGATGATGGGCCCCAACGGTGCCGGGAAAACGACACTCGTCCGTTCGATTCTCGGATTCTACCATGTCGACAGCGGATCGATTCGTGTCGAGGGGTATGACCCGATTGTCGCACGGGTGGACGTGTTGAGACATATCAGCTTCATTCCTCAGCTTCCGCCACCGGTAAAGCTGAATATTTCGGAACTTCTGACCTATGTCGAGCGAAGCACCGGCACGGCAAAGGAGGAGATCGTTTCGCAGGCCGATGCGATGGAACTGGATGTCGAAAAACATATGGCAAAACCCTTTTTCAAACTCTCCGGCGGCATGAAGCAGAAACTTCTCATCGCGATCGCACTGGCGAAAAAGAGCCGGCTTCTCGTATTCGACGAACCGACGGCCAACCTCGATCCCAAAGCGAGAGACCACTTTTACCGGCTTCTCTCTTCGATCGATTACGACCATTCCACCATTTTCATTACCCATCGCGTGGAGGAGATCGAGGGATTGGCGAACAGAAAAGTCTACATGGATCTTGGAAAGGTCATGGAAGATGAACCGATTTAA
- a CDS encoding 4Fe-4S dicluster domain-containing protein: MTPEEKKRRKFIQQMSGLGVLGLVAAGGILGGPYLKAAEPRLRPPGAVPEEEYVGLCIKCGQCLQVCPYDSIKLEDIDGKAGVGMAYIEPRDRGCYLCEAFPCILACPSGALDHEHDSIEFIHMGIAVVHDPDGCLAKIGKPVPDSAIDRIYEHTKVITQEERRTHKVTIDPNDPEKVELQKALLQKLEKHRGEEVCTICADLCPFHPDHTLAIGMVDAKGGGMLPEIREACNGCGACVELCPVDVIKIIPRKTYADIYGGKVENA, translated from the coding sequence ATGACACCTGAAGAGAAAAAACGACGCAAATTTATACAGCAGATGTCGGGACTCGGGGTACTTGGTCTTGTCGCTGCTGGAGGTATTCTAGGTGGGCCCTATCTGAAAGCGGCCGAGCCGAGACTGCGGCCGCCGGGTGCGGTGCCCGAAGAGGAGTATGTCGGCCTATGTATCAAATGCGGCCAGTGTCTACAGGTCTGCCCCTACGACTCGATTAAACTCGAAGATATCGACGGCAAAGCGGGTGTCGGAATGGCCTATATCGAACCCAGAGACCGCGGATGTTATCTTTGCGAAGCCTTTCCGTGCATTCTTGCCTGCCCGAGCGGCGCGCTCGACCACGAGCACGACAGCATCGAATTCATCCATATGGGCATCGCCGTCGTCCACGACCCGGACGGATGTCTTGCTAAGATCGGGAAGCCGGTGCCGGACAGTGCGATCGATAGAATCTACGAGCATACCAAAGTCATTACGCAAGAGGAGCGTCGAACCCACAAAGTCACGATCGATCCGAACGACCCGGAGAAGGTGGAGTTGCAAAAAGCGCTGCTGCAGAAGCTCGAAAAGCATCGGGGGGAAGAGGTGTGTACGATCTGTGCCGATTTGTGTCCGTTCCATCCGGATCATACACTGGCCATCGGCATGGTCGATGCCAAAGGGGGCGGAATGCTCCCTGAAATCCGTGAAGCGTGTAACGGCTGCGGTGCTTGTGTGGAGCTCTGCCCGGTTGACGTTATCAAGATCATTCCGCGTAAAACATACGCCGACATATATGGGGGAAAGGTAGAAAATGCATAA